A window of Bombina bombina isolate aBomBom1 chromosome 5, aBomBom1.pri, whole genome shotgun sequence genomic DNA:
gtctaaacgtttagatttagtatcaagaggactagaatcctcaatttctaatgcaattaggacttctttaagtaaagaacgaatacattccattttaaataaatatgaagatttatcagcatcaacctctgaaacagaatcctctgaaccagaagaatcattagaatcagaatgatgatgttcatttaaaaattcatctggataaagagaagttttaaaagactttttatgtttactagaaggaggaataacagacatagccttcttaatagattcagaaacaaaatctcttatgttatcaggaacactctgaacattagatgttgatggaactgcaacaggtaatggtattttactaaaggaaatattttctgcattaacaagtttgtcatgacatttaatacaaacaacagctggaggaacagctaccaaaagtttacagcagatacacttagctttggtagttccagcaccaggcagcgattttcctgaagtatcttctgactcagatgcaacatgagacatcttgcaatatgtaagagaaaaaacaacatataaagcaaaattgatcaaattccttaaatgacagtttcaggaatgggaaaaaatgccaaagaacaagcttctagcaaccagaagcaatgaaaaatgagacttaaataatgtggagacaaaagcgacgcccatatttttttagcgccaaataagacgcccacattatttggcgcctaaatgcttttggcgccaaaaatgacgccacatccggaacgccaacatttttggcgcaaaagaacgtcaaaaaatgacgcaacttccagcgacacgtataaaatgaagcattttcagcccccgcgagcctaacagcccacagggaaaaagtcacattttttaaggtaagaaaaaatgattgattcaaatgcattatcccaaatatgaaactgactgtctgaaaataaggaatgttgaacatcctgagtcaaggcaaataaatgtttgaatacatatatttagaactttataaaaaaagcgcccaaccatagcttagagtgtcacagaaaataagacttacttaccccaggacactcgtctacatgttgtagaaagccaaaccagtactgaaacgaaaatcagcagaggtaatggtatatatataagagtatatcgttgatctgaaaagggaggtaagagatgaatctctaagaccgataacagagaacctatgaaatagaccccgtagaaggagatcattgcattcaaataggcaatactctcctcacatccctctgacattcactgcacgctgagaggaaaaccgggctccaaccttttgcggagcgcatatcaacgtagaatctagcacaaacttacttcaccacctccataggaggcaaagtttgtaaaactgatttgtgggtgtggtgaggggtgtatttataggcattttgaggtttgggaaactttgcccctcctggtaggtagctcatggactcttgctaattacatgaaagaaagctgcgtttagctcctaacgcagccccattaattcctatgcggaaataaaagttatgactacaactaacaccctaacatgaaccccgagtctaaatacccctaatcttacacttattaacccctaatctgccgcccccaacatagccgacacctacattatattattaatccctaatctgccactctggacaccgccgccacctacattatacttatgaacccctaatctgctgtccccaacatcgccgacacctacattatatttattaacccctaatctgccgcccccaaatgttGCGGcatcctacctacatttattaacccctaatctgccttcccccaatgtcgccgccactatactaaagttattaacccctaaacctaagtctaatcctaaccccccctaacttaaatataatttaaataaatctaaacaaaattactattattaacttagggtttatttttattttacaggcaagtttgtatttattttaactaggtagaatagttattaaatagttattaactatttaataaactacctagctaaaataaatacaaattgacctgaaaaataaaacctaacctaagttacaataacacctaacactacactataattaaattaattccctaaattaaatacaattaaatacaattaaataaaattagctacagtacaaaaaaacacactaaattacagaaaataataaacaaattacaagatttttaaactaattacacctaatctaatccccctaacaaaataaaaaagtccccccaaaataaaaaaagccctaccctacactaaattacaaatagcccttaaaagggccttttgcggggcattgccccaaagtaatcagctcttttagctgtaaaaaaaattacaatcccccaacattaaaacccaccacccacacaaccaaacctactctaaaacccacccaatacccccttaaaaaaacctaacactaaccccttgaagatcaccttaccgggagaagtcttcatccaaccagtccgaagtcctcaacgaagccgggagaagtcttcatccaagccgggcgaagtggtcctccagacggacagaagtcttcatccagacggcatcttctatcttcattcattcaGCACGGAgtgggcccatcttcaagacatccaacgcggagcatcctcttctttccacggcgactgaagaatgaaggttcctttaagtgacgtcatccaagatggcgtcccttagattccgattggctgatagaattctatcagccaatcgaaattacggtaggaaaaatcctattggctaatgcaatcagccaataggattgaagttcaatcctattggctgatgcaatcagccaaaaggattgagctggcattctattggctgttccaatcagccaatagaatgccagctcaatcctattggctgattgcatcagccaataggatttttttttctttttgtcagactcgtaataccggcgcaatgcaagtaccattgaaaaaagaggatacgcaatttacgtaagtggatttgcggtatttccaagtctggccaaaaaagtgagcggtacacctgtacctgcaagactcataatagcagtgcgcgttaaaaagcagcattaggaccagccaaagctgctttttaagcctaacgcaaaactcgtaatctagcggctAGTAAGGATAATCAAAACTCTTTTCTTCAGTCGTTGTTACAGCATATTAAATTATTTAGGGTACACTTCTGCatcaaaatgttttcctgcattgctatggtttgtgtgtttgtgtgtgtttggtgtgtgtgtgtgtatatatatatatatatatatatatatatataaacacacacacaccacatttatatataaattgcAAAATAGACACAAAAGTTTCTTTAaaaaattcacacacacaaacacacaaacacacacacacacacatatatatatatatatatatatatatatatatatatatatatatatatataaaatgtattcaagTATTACAATGATTCAAGTATTACATTGTGTTCCATTCCAAGGGATAAAACTATGTGAAAATTAATTTCCTTTGCATAAATTAATAGTTACCTTAATCAAAAACATTTCCAATGTTTATACCAGAGAAGGAAAAAAATGGTAAAGAGTTGGTTAAGTATAAAAGGTATTTAAAGATGAGGGTCTAAGATATGTAAACTTGTGAGGTAACAGAGGTTACAAAAACATCAGTAGTACTGCGACAGGCACTGGTAATGACAGATGTGTAAGCCAATTGTAACATGACATTAGTTGTATATATTCTTACATCAAGAGTTGAAGAAATtctaaatgatgtaaaagtttaatCAAAATCAGTGACATACTTTATAggaacagtaaacatcttgagatttgtatataaaatgttaagttatgagtaatgaaacaactttgctttatattttcattatttattttacctccttTTCATGTAgattaaaaattgaacattttataaTACCTAGAAGTTAAACTACAACTTGCTGATTTCTCAAAGGCTAACTGTGCTctatatctgtcccttattgttTTTAATTCATAACAACTCCAAAACAAGGCACTCTATAGGAATATTATAGCAAACATTATTTCCCTAACATTAGGACCACAGCCCAGATTGGCTCCACTAactaaggcaaatggtaggtgtaGTTTGGTTATTGATAAATTATTGCAGTAAAAATGatcattatttgttttaaaaatgttctgACTTGACTGATATGTaattctatagcaacataacagaaatgCCTTGTTATTaccaggtgtttactgttcctttaccaGTGTACAtgaaacttgtattatttattcatgcaattttaaacaactttccaattaacttctattaatacataggggcctatttatcaaaggtcttgcggacctgatccgacagtgcggatcaggtccgcaagacctcgctgaatgcggagagcaatacgctctccgtattcagcattgcaccagcagctcacaagagctgctggtgcaacgccgccccctgcagactcgcggccaattggccgccagcaggggggtgtcaatcaacccgatcgtactcgatcgggttgatttccggcgattcctgtccgcctcattagagcaggcggacagggttatggagcagcagtctttagaccgctgcttcataactgcttgataaatgggccccattgtcttagttattttggtatcctttgttgaaagtcagctccagagcagcaatgtgctactgggagctagcttcaacAAGAATACCTATAGAACAAGACATATTTGTATAGAGGTAACCAGGAAAGtggtttgctgtatctgaatcatgaaagattcattttgactttactgtccctttaaatagaattacAATCTTTATCGATTTTTGTATATTGCACTTATATTTACTTtaaatgaataatatttttttatacagattgtatatttattattaataatattattatcacTTTAATATATTTCCATTAGTGACTAATACAATTTACCTTTTAATTTACAGCCCCTGCCCCCTTGACAGCAAGAtcttatttatttttcatacaaaTATGTTCATCTATACAGCACACTGTAGCATTGTGGGATTTGTTGACACCAGTCTGTGATCACATGATATCCTGGCTGGCAGTGCAACAGACATAAAAAGGGAAGCCATGTTTGAATTAAtattaaacaaaactaaaataaagtTTCTCTGGACATTGTACCGtatgaatttatcatttttttaacaCAACAGAAATGGAATCTAGCACCTTTACAGAAAGTAATGCAACCTGAGGCACTATTGACTTGATTCAGTATccacttctttgtttgttattttctctctctctgcctcttctTCATGGAAGGCTCTCTGAAGAATCTCATGTATGGAGACTTTAGGTGTTGTCTTCCTGAGTCTCCCAACAATGAAGTAAATGTAGGGATTCAGTGTGCTATTAAGCACTGTGCAGAACACAATGGCATAAAATAAACTCACTGTTTGAACATGTGAAAACAAAAGCTTAAAGTACATAAGAAACCACAAAAAGCTGAATGGAGTAACTGATAAGATGAATAAAAAAACTGCAGCAATAATAATGACATACAACCTTGGTGGGTACTGTTGTCGTAATGTTCTTTGTATCCTGAAGAGCAGAATAAGACTTGAAGTCACCATTAATGGCAGACAAATACCAATACTTATAACAAATCTCATTATTTCAATTCCTGTACATGCATTGGTCTGGGCATCAAAATCCTTCGATGAACAAGCAAGATTTTCAATTAGACTCTCAGAGCAGCCAATAATCCaaagacagatacacacaatgGAAGACTGGTTCTTTTGTCTATTACATTTGTACCAAATGGGAAATAAGACAGACAGACACCTTTCAACACTAATAGCTGTGAGGAAGAACATTCCAGAGTATTGTGCAGAATCATAAAATATCTCAGCAAATAGATACAATTGTTCTTTTCCTGTAAAATCATTATTTCCCCCAATCAATTTATTAAATTGGATCCCAATTATAAAAACAGTGAACGTTAGAAAAAGGAAGTCAGCAGCTGTCAGGTTtataatataaacagtatatttgttctttggaaTCCTAAAGCAGAGGTACCAGAACACTATTATATTTCCCACCATTCCAAATAAGCAAAGTGCTACGGCACACGAGGCTGCAATAGCAAAATGTATGTTCGCATTTTCATCAAAACCACTTTCATCCTCGCTTGTATTTAGACCCATATGACTTGTTCCATTGAATTCCATgttactagtttggttgttcaaTTTGAGTCTTGTAAAAAGCCTTTGTGTAccctattaaaaacaataaaagagatattttacaaaacatatatatgaCCCATTGAATTACTTGCATTAAAAATAATTCCACAAAGCAATATTATGAGATGTTCATTCAGAATTTGTATGTTGGTAGGATGAGAGTTTAGTAAGTCAGTCTCTGAGGGCAAAGATGAGGGGCTATGCAGTAGTTTAGTAATCATTAATTGGCATTAACCAACTTAATGCCAAGAAagttttgtaatcttttttaatttttcttaattttagactttttaattttgtaatttaggttttttatttttgatatatatatatatatatatatatatatatatatttaaatagtaatgtcaggtttatttatagtttaagcttaggttgttgtttttttcacaggtaagtttttatttatttgaaggtaattatattgtaagtttaatttcaagttaggggggatgttaggtttaggggttaatagtttaatatagttttcgcgatttgggtgtttggcggtttaggggttaataggtttagtttagtatttgtgatgtgggtgtttggcggtttaggggtttataggtttagtttaatatttgcgatgtggtgggcagcagattaggggttaataactttatttagtgtcggcgatgtctggggacgatggtttaggggttaataactttatttagggttggcgatgtcgggggtggcagtttaggggttaatagctttatttagtgtcagcaatgtcgggaccggcggattagggtttaataggtttattatagtgttgacactgtcggggcggcggattaggggtatttagactaggggtttatgttagggtgttaggtttttacataacgttcatgtctccatagacatcaatatggattgcgttatagtgatcgccattccgcaatcgcaggtgatagtttttttctaacactttttctccattgatgtctatgggggaaaatgtgcacaaatggcttttgtgcggtatgaagcatATCGCAAAACAgaagaagtttttttttctgtaacttgtaatggcagcgctatggaaagtgcggtacagctacattttttgtgttatttacacacggtatttagcgcacaacttgtaatctgggtaatAGTTTGCTAAAAGGACactaaatttaaaaggacagtctacaaaaaaaatatttttattgtttaaaaagttagataatccctttaattccAAATCctctgttttgcataactaacactgttatattaatataatttttacctttgtGACTACGTTGTATctaaataaaacagagaatggttttcggggtgctcagtaagctcaaaacgttagagatatgggtatgatcacattaataatggggaccttaataagggtgttctcaaataattatatatatatatataattatatatatttggactcttttcctttttggtaaaaaattattgaaggataaatcactctttttttatcttttattgaaaaatacacctttatgtatttattcgtgtttattataaatttgcataatggttgttatgttctttattagttttgaatatatgaaacattaaatgtgaattctaatgtttataaattttatctgtacccaaataaatataatgtcacattgaaacacttccggactttcagtttaaagcctctatctttgtgatatggttaaaccaggtacgttttttttttgttttttttttactaatatatagtgaagagaacttgaaaatatatgccaattttataaaaaaaaaccttttacttattaaaaaacattacataaaaatcataaaatacaaaattatacaattagcagatttttcactgaaatctattgtgacaaatttgttcctttaaaaacaaacaattaaactttcttctaagaaaacctttgatatgcgtagatatttaaaataaattactaagcttataactttatgcaagtgttttcaatatacttctgctttaagaaaatggattctgtgttttcttactggactgataggtaaaggatggtctaacgttaccacctttaattaaccaaaaaaaaagtattattttttaagtgaaagctgtatagtctcttttagcaaatggtcattttgttgcaatgccccttattttgacatgtgtaactttgcgtgttattttagaaatggaaagtctctccaaatgtaacgattacacaaaagtctctcctaatgcatatttctccttgacaataaactttagtagtggccaactactgaatgcttaagttgccttttaggacttgccttagggagggtttttttaaaatatctttatatgtagtgatgtgggaggccagaggtttaggggttaatagtttaatttagtatatttcattgtggggggcttgcggtttagtagttaataggtttattaatgcggcggtgtgggcggacggcagattaggggttaataatatttaagtagtgtttgcgatgcgtgagggcggtggtttaggggttaataggtttattatagtggtgacgatgtcggggagtggcggaagaggggttaatacattttaatagtggcggcgatgtccagagcggcagattaggggttttataattttattatagtgtttgcgatgcgggagggcctttgttttggagttaataggtagtttatgggtgtcagtgtactttttaacactttagttatgagttttatgctacggctttgtagcataaaactcataactactgactttagatggccgtACGGATCTTGtgtttatagagtgtaccgctcactttttggcctcccaggcaaactcgtaataccggcgctatggaagtcccattaaaaaaggcctttttttaaagtgtggtactgacgttacgtgacggacaaaaaggtgtgcagtacacctatacctgcaagacttgtaatagcggcgttagggaaaaagcatcgttatgaagcattcTTTCTATTGAGAATAATGCACAGGCAATGCAAACACTAGCTCCTCTGTACTGTCTTctcaacaaaaaataattaatattgaaAGGACAGACCCCTGCCAAAGAGTtagattaaatgtaaaatatacacacAAAAGCAAATAAAGAATGTAAAGAAAATTATAGCTATGTATACTATAGCCACTGGACTGTTAATGATGTTTTGGACTTGATGCACCATTTCAGTTCTTCATAGAAAGAACATTGTTAATAATTTGAAAACATTTTCAGCATTTTGAAAATCTAATTGTTATCTTTGGAgacaaaattgttttcctatacaaATAGCACCAATAAaatactgtcggctagattacgagttgtgcgttaggcttataaagcagcgttaagaggtcctaatgctgctttttaacgcccgctggtattacgagtcttgcaggtacaggtgtaccactcacttttttggccagacttggaaataccgcaaatccacttacgtcaattgcgtatcctatagtttcaatgggacttgcatagcaccggtattacaagtctgacaaaaagtgagcggaaaaccctctcctgtcaagactggtactgcatttaaaagtcagtagttaagagtttaacactacaacgctgtagcataaaactcttaactaaagggctaaaaagtacactaacacccataaactacctattaacccctaaactgaggccctaccacattgcaaacactaaaataaaatgattaacccctaatctgccgaaccggacatcgccgccactataagaaatatattaaccccaaaactgccgcactcccgcatcgcaaacactagttaaatatttttaacccctaatctgccgtccctaacatcgccgccacctacctacatttattaacccctaatctgacgcccccaatgtcgccgccactatattaaagttattaacccctaaacctaagtctaaccctaacacccactaacttaaatataatttaaataaatcttaataaaattactacaattaactaaataattcctatttaaaactaaatacttacctgtaaaataaaccctaaatagctacaatataactaataattgcagcttagggtttatttttattttacagccaaaaggattttttctaccttaattccgactggctgatagaattctatcagccaatcagaattgaagggacgccatcttggatgacgtcacttaaaggaaccgtcatttagtaagaagccgtcggatgaagaggatgctccacgttggatgtcttcaagatggacccgctccgcgccggatggatgaagatagaagatgccgtctggatgaagacttctgcccgtctggaggaccacttcccccggcttggatgaagacttctcccggcttcattgaggacttcagcctggttgggtgaagacttctcccggtaaggtgatcttcaaggggatagtgttaggttttttaaggggggattggttgggttttagagtagggttggttgtgtgggtggtgggttttaatgttgggggtggatttgtatttttttttacaggtaatagagctgattactttggggcaatgccccacaaaaggcccttttaagggctatttgtaatttagtgtagggtagggctttttttattttgggtgggcttttttattttgttagggggattagattaggtgtaattagtttaaaaatcttgtaatttgtttattattttctgtaatttagtggggggggttgtactttagatcattttaattaattgtaattaattgtatttcatttagggaattaatttaattgtagggtagtgttaggtgtaattgtaacttaggttaggttttattttacaggtaaatttgtctttattttaactaggtagttattaaatagttaaaaactatttaataactattgtacctagttaaaataaatacaaacttgcctgtaaaataaaaataaaccctaagctagctacaatgtaactattagttatattgtagctagcttagggtttactttacaggtaagtatttagttttaaatagaaataatttatttaaatatagtaattttatttagatttattgtaattatatttaagttagggggtgttagggttagacttaggtttagggattagtaactttaatatagtggcggtgacgttggggacgacagattaggggttaataaatgtaggtaggtggcggcgacatggggggcggcagagtaggggttaatcaatataatgtaggtgtcggcgatgttgggggcagcagattaggggttcataagtataatgtaggtggcggcgatgtccggagcggcagattaggggttaataagtataatataggtgtcggcaatgtcggggatggcagattaggggttaataagtgtaagattaggggtgtttagactccgggttcatgttagggtgttaggtgtacacataaaatgtatttccccataggaatcaatggggctgcattaaggagttttacgctgcttttttgcaggttctccccgttgattcctatggggaaatcgtgcacgagcatgttacaccagctcaccgctaacataagcagcgctggtattggagtgagatgtggagcaaaattttgctaaacgctcactttttgtcttttaacatcgggtttgtaaaaacccgtaataccagtgctgtctgtaagagagcggtgagcataaactgctcgttagcactgcacagcctctaacgcaaaactcgtaatctaggcgtgagtttttttcaaatgcttagtaATAACGACTTAATgaaattatttttgtaaactacaataACTGTAACATAATAAACAATCTTTTAAAAAGGAGCCACTAAATCAGCTAAAAACAGATTacttacatttcccatgatacaaATGTTGCTTTTATTAACCCATTAACTAGAAAAACAAAGTTTAGCCTGTACCAATTGATATTTTATTATCTCAATGGCtaatccttttttatttatattttagacatGTTTATCAGCAATCACATCATGCAACCAAATGCAGAAAATTGTATTTACATTAtacattatagctataaagtaCAGAAGAAATATGAAAAATGACATCTAATGAGATAGAAAAACAAAGGCAAACCAGAAACATATTACATAAATGCCAACTGACCTATAACTTTCTGATGTTGTACCTCAGATCCTCAGTTCTGCACTGCTCGTTCATTTCATACAGGGTTTAGTCATAAACGACATAAGGCGACAATTTATTAACTATAATTTGCATAGAAATAAGGGCATGTCCTCTATGAGTATTATGAAATTATCAGGAATTATGGAAAACATCTTTAAATTAGATCAGTATAAAGGTATTTCCCAATATTCACAGGAAAAAATCTGGTTCGACTAGTATATTTTCCTATGCTGTAAGATCTGCAAATCTTAGTCTGTATTCTATACTGGTCATTAAAAATGAAccagtatatattaaaaaaatctagTGGAAGCAAATTGTCAGCTCAATAAAGCTATTTACTATAAGCAGAAGCAATAGAAGCAATAGAATTTCAGTCCCAACTGCTATAACACTAACGCAAATTATATAGACAGCATTGCTATCAGTGTTTAACCCTAACTGTGTCAGGCACCAGGACACAATTGCAAGTCCCAATCCTCGCTAGAAAGAGGATGTTTAGCGTGGTTAGTGGTTTGGGGTGCATTGCCTGGTGCCTAATTTTGGATTCTGAGAACTGGTTTAGCACTAAGGAGAGCAAGGCACCTAAAGAGGAGTGCACTAAGGTAAGCGCATAGGGGGACCATGTTGATGTAACTATAGGCTTGCATGTGTTTAACTGTGCTAATGATTATTTATGCTAGTCAATCAAAAATGACCTTGCAGCAAAATTCACACCGGAAGTGCTAAAAAGGCCCCTGAAAACATCATTCTGAGCTTTCTTTTTTTCATAGTGGTTAGCAAGTACTTAACCTATTTAGGCATTAATA
This region includes:
- the LOC128661598 gene encoding proto-oncogene Mas-like, producing MEFNGTSHMGLNTSEDESGFDENANIHFAIAASCAVALCLFGMVGNIIVFWYLCFRIPKNKYTVYIINLTAADFLFLTFTVFIIGIQFNKLIGGNNDFTGKEQLYLFAEIFYDSAQYSGMFFLTAISVERCLSVLFPIWYKCNRQKNQSSIVCICLWIIGCSESLIENLACSSKDFDAQTNACTGIEIMRFVISIGICLPLMVTSSLILLFRIQRTLRQQYPPRLYVIIIAAVFLFILSVTPFSFLWFLMYFKLLFSHVQTVSLFYAIVFCTVLNSTLNPYIYFIVGRLRKTTPKVSIHEILQRAFHEEEAEREKITNKEVDTESSQ